In Nerophis lumbriciformis linkage group LG14, RoL_Nlum_v2.1, whole genome shotgun sequence, a single genomic region encodes these proteins:
- the vtg2 gene encoding vitellogenin 2 isoform X2 has translation MRVLVLALAVALAGILFTHNNAAPEFAVGKTYTYKYEAFLVGGLPEEGLARAGLKIRSKVLISALAADTLMLKLVEPELFEYSGIWPKDAFTPAAKLTSALQAQLLTPIKFEYANGVVGKVYAPAGVSASVLNIVRGLINIFQMNIKKTVNVYELQEAGIKGVCKTHYVISEDTKADRILVTKTKDLDHCQERIIKDIGLAYAERCVECQARGKSLKGTVAFDYVMKPSATGALILEASSTQLTQFSPINILNGAAQMEAKQRLTFLEMTNAPVEPVRAEYLHRGSLKYEFGSELLQTPIQLLRISNAETQIVEVLNHLVSNNVAKAHEDAPLKYIEIIQLLRVARYETIKAIWSQFKTRPDHRYWILQSISAIGSHVAIKFLKEQFLAGELTLPEAGQLAMTSVHKATADLEAIRLLRDLMQEQKIQEHLLLKESVALGYGTLVAKYCMENPTCPADLIRPIHDMLVQAVAKGDRNEIIVALKVLGNAGHPSSLKPILKILPSFGGTAANLPLQVHIEGVLALRNIAKREPKMIQEIAIQLFMDRALHPELRMVAAIVLFETKLPQGLVTTLADAILKEKNLQVSSLVYSYMKAMTRNTSPDFVSVAAACNVAVKILSPKLDRLSYRFSRALLIDGYYSPWMVGAAASAFYVNDAATLFPRTIVAKARSYMAGVYADVIEVGVRTEGIQEALLKIQDVPADAERITKMKRVLKALSEWRAQPSSQPLASAYMKLFGQEIAFANIDKAMVDYIVEFANGPAVQAYGKKALDGVLSGIKLNLAQPLLLAEVRRILPTTVGLPMELSFYTASVITAAIELQATVTPPLPDKFHASQLLKSDISMKAAFIPSVSMHTYAVMGVNTALIQAAVVSRARVNTIVPARIEARMDMIKGNFKLEFLPVQGINKIASVLVDTYAVARNVEDLAAAKITPLIPVELTSPVSRKSSSRMASTLTKSESVSSEIIFGDVPSKMNKLIRIVEKKFCGESETFGIKACTEINSRSAAFIRDVPLYAVIGKHAALLEVRPAAGPAVEKIEIEIQVGEKAAEKIIKVIDMNQEEEILEDKKVLMKLKKILIPGSNSSSSSSKSSRSVSSSSSSKRSSSSSSSSSSSSRRKSKMVDAVAPLNKKSKRSSSSSHSSKSSSSSSSSSSRSHVYSRSSSSSKSSSVSSSDSSRSRFTKNHIHKHAPSVAQTGSHSSAQSFETIYKNAKYLANAVNPSVTILIRAVRADQKVQGYQISAYFDKATSRLQVILANLAEKNNWRICADGVMLSDHKLMAKIAWGIDCKQYMTEITAETGVVAQEPAFRLKVTWDKLPSYMKSYARRLSEYMFRIAQKSGIGLAKAKNPRNEIKLTVAVSSEQNLNVTLKTPTRTIYKQDIFLPISLPFGDTASELQAYKNNWVDTISYMVTKAHAAECKLVKDKVTTFNNRTFTVEMPHSCQQVLAQDASEEHKFLILLKRDQTHEQYFVNVKIADIEVEMYQKAGVAMVKINGVEVPLSNLPYEHPTAKIQIKQRNKGIALHAPKHGLQEVYFDVESVKVKVVDWMRGKTSGICGRADGESKQEYRTPSGRVTKNAVSFAHSWVLPAKSCRETTECYMKLESVKLEKQAIVHGQESKCFSVEPVLRCLPGCMPLRTTNLSVGYHCLPTESRLSISEGLGSIFEKSIDLRETAEAHLACRCTPQCA, from the exons ATGAGGGTGCTCGTGCTAGCCTTGGCTGTGGCCCTTGCGGGTAT TCTTTTCACCCATAATAATGCAGCTCCAGAATTTGCTGTGGGAAAGACCTACACATACAAGTATGAAGCATTTCTGGTGGGTGGACTTCCCGAGGAGGGCCTGGCTCGGGCTGGCTTGAAAATCAGGAGCAAAGTTCTGATCAGTGCATTGGCTGCCGACACCTTGATGCTGAAG CTCGTAGAACCTGAACTCTTTGAGTACAGCGGCATCTGGCCCAAAGACGCTTTCACCCCGGCCGCGAAGCTCACCTCAGCCCTGCAAGCTCAGCTGTTGACGCCAATCAAGTTTGAGTACGCTAACGGCGTTGTAGGCAAAGTGTACGCACCGGCGGGCGTCTCTGCTTCTGTACTGAATATCGTCAGGGGACTCATCAACATCTTCCAGATGAACATCAAGAAGACGGTGAACGTCTACGAGCTTCAAGAG GCTGGCATAAAGGGTGTGTGCAAGACCCACTATGTGATCAGTGAGGACACAAAGGCAGACCGCATCCTTGTGACCAAGACTAAGGACCTGGACCACTGCCAGGAGAGAATCATCAAGGATATCGGCTTGGCTTACGCAGAGAGATGTGTTGAGTGTCAGGCG CGAGGAAAAAGTCTGAAGGGAACAGTTGCCTTTGACTACGTCATGAAACCATCAGCCACAGGTGCTCTGATCTTGGAGGCGTCCTCCACACAGCTCACACAGTTCTCTCCTATCAACATCCTGAATGGTGCTGCCCAGATGGAGGCTAA GCAACGGTTGACCTTCCTGGAGATGACAAATGCTCCTGTGGAGCCTGTCAGAGCTGAATACCTCCACCGTGGATCCCTGAAGTACGAGTTTGGCAGCGAGCTGCTCCAGACACCTATCCAGCTTCTAAGGATCAGCAATGCCGAAACTCAG ATTGTGGAGGTCCTGAACCACCTGGTGTCCAATAATGTGGCCAAAGCCCATGAAGACGCACCTCTGAAGTACATTGAGATCATCCAGCTTTTGCGTGTGGCCAGATATGAGACTATCAAGGCCATCTGGTCACAGTTCAAAACCCGTCCAGATCATAG ATACTGGATTTTACAATCTATCTCTGCCATTGGCTCTCATGTTGCAATAAAGTTCCTCAAGGAACAATTCCTTGCTGGTGAGCTTACCCTCCCTGAAGCAGGCCAGCTGGCAATGACGTCCGTACACAAGGCGACTGCAGACTTGGAGGCCATCAGGCTACTACGG GATCTGATGCAGGAGCAAAAGATCCAGGAACACCTACTTCTGAAAGAGAGTGTTGCACTTGGCTACGGAACTCTGGTTGCTAAATACTGCATGGAAAACCCAACTTGCCCAGCTGACCTCATCAGG CCCATTCACGATATGCTGGTCCAAGCTGTTGCCAAGGGAGACCGTAACGAAATCATTGTGGCTCTCAAAGTTCTGGGTAACGCTGGACATCCTAGTAGTCTAAAGCCAATCTTGAAGATCCTGCCTAGCTTTGGTGGTACTGCTGCTAACCTGCCACTGCAAGTTCACATCGAGGGGGTTCTGGCTCTGAGGAACATTGCCAAGAGAGAGCCCAAAATG ATCCAGGAAATCGCCATTCAACTGTTCATGGATAGAGCCCTTCACCCGGAGCTTCGTATGGTTGCTGCCATTGTGCTGTTTGAGACCAAACTGCCCCAGGGTCTGGTGACAACCCTTGCCGATGCAATCTTGAAAGAAAAAAATCTTCAGGTTTCCAGCTTGGTCTACTCTTACATGAAGGCAATGACGAGGAACACCTCTCCTGATTTTGTGTCTGT TGCTGCAGCGTGTAATGTTGCTGTGAAGATCCTCAGCCCCAAACTGGACAGACTGAGCTACCGCTTCAGCCGAGCTCTCCTCATTGATGGCTATTACA GTCCTTGGATGGTCGGGGCTGCCGCTAGTGCCTTCTACGTGAACGATGCTGCAACTCTTTTCCCAAGAACAATCGTGGCCAAGGCTCGCAGCTACATGGCAGGAGTTTATGCTGATGTCATTGAG GTCGGAGTGAGAACTGAGGGAATCCAGGAAGCCCTTCTGAAAATCCAGGATGTGCCTGCCGATGCAGAAAGGATCACCAAGATGAAAAGAGTTCTCAAAGCT CTCTCTGAGTGGAGAGCCCAACCTTCCAGCCAGCCCCTCGCCTCAGCGTACATGAAATTGTTCGGACAGGAGATCGCCTTTGCCAATATCGACAAAGCCATGGTTGATTACATTGTAGAG TTTGCCAATGGACCAGCAGTCCAGGCTTACGGAAAGAAGGCTTTGGATGGGGTTCTGTCTGGTATTAAACTGAACCTGGCTCAGCCACTGCTGCTTGCTGAGGTTCGCCGCATCCTGCCCACCACTGTCGGTCTGCCTATGGAGCTTAGTTTCTACACTGCTTCTGTGATTACAGCAGCCATTGAAC TCCAAGCCACAGTGACACCACCACTTCCTGACAAATTCCATGCTTCCCAGCTCCTCAAATCTGACATCAGCATGAAGGCTGCATTCATTCCGAG TGTTTCCATGCATACCTACGCAGTGATGGGTGTGAATACTGCGCTGATCCAGGCTGCCGTGGTCTCAAGAGCCAGAGTCAACACAATTGTCCCAGCAAGGATCGAAGCAAGAATGGACATGATTAAGGGCAACTTCAAGTTGGAGTTCCTGCCTGTTCAAGGCATCAATAAGATTGCatctgtact TGTTGATACCTATGCTGTTGCGAGAAATGTGGAAGATCTTGCCGCCGCAAAGATAACACCTTTGATTCCAGTTGAGCTTACATCCCCAGTGTCAAGGAAAAGCTCTTCCAGAATGGCCTCAACTCTCACTAAAAGCGAA TCTGTATCATCTGAGATCATCTTTGGGGATGTACCAAGCAAAATGAACAAGTTAATCCGGATCGTTGAGAAGAAGTTCTGTGGAGAGAGCGAAACCTTTGGAATCAAGGCATGTACAGAGATTAACTCCCGCAGTGCTGCCTTCATCCGAGACGTTCCACTCTACGCTGTCATCGGCAAACATGCAGCTTTGCTTGAGGTTCGACCAG CAGCTGGACCTGCCGTTGAGAAAATAGAAATTGAGATACAGGTTGGAGAAAAAGCAGCAGAAAAGATAATCAAAGTCATTGACATGAATCAAGAGGAGGAAATTCTCGAGGACAAGAAGGTTTTGATGAAACTGAAGAAAATCCTGATTCCTGGTTCAAACAGCAGCTCATCCAGCTCGAAAAGCTCTCGTTCTGTCAGCTCCAGCTCCAGTTCGAAACGTTCCTCAAGCTCTTCTTCCTCATCTTCGAGCTCCTCTCGCAGAAAGAGCAAGATGGTTGACGCTGTTGCCCCCCTCAACAAGAAATCCAAGAGAAGTTCCTCGAGCAGCCATTCGAGCAAGTCCTCCAGTAGCTCCTCCAGCAGTTCTTCCCGCAGTCATGTGTATTCCAGATCTAGCTCCAGCTCCAAGTCCAGCTCTGTCAGTTCCAGCGACAGCTCCCGCTCAAGG TTCACCAAGAACCACATCCACAAG CATGCACCGTCTGTAGCTCAAACCGGTAGTCACAGCAGTGCCCAAAGCTTTGAGACCATCTACAAGAAT GCTAAGTATCTTGCTAATGCTGTCAACCCATCCGTGACCATTCTGATCCGAGCTGTGAGAGCAGACCAAAAGGTACAAGGATACCAGATTTCAGCTTACTTTGACAAGGCCACTTCCAGACTGCAGGTAATTTTAGCCAACCTGGCTGAGAAGAACAACTGGAGGATCTGTGCCGATGGCGTGATGCTGAGCGACCACAAGCTGATG GCCAAGATTGCATGGGGCATTGACTGTAAACAATATATGACTGAGATCACAGCTGAAACTGGTGTTGTGGCACAAGAGCCAGCCTTCCGCTTGAAGGTGACCTGGGACAAACTTCCGAGCTACATGAAGTCCTACGCAAGGAG GTTGTCCGAGTACATGTTTAGAATCGCTCAGAAGTCTGGAATTGGCCTGGCAAAGGCCAAGAATCCTCGTAACGAGATCAAACTGACAGTGGCTGTTTCTTCAGAGCAAAACTTGAATGTCACCCTGAAGACACCAACG AGAACCATCTACAAACAAGACATCTTTCTCCCTATTTCGTTGCCATTCGGAGACACTGCCTCAGAGCTGCAGGCATACAAGAACAACTGGGTGGACACCATCTCCTACATGGTTACCAAGGCACACGCag CGGAGTGCAAGCTGGTCAAAGACAAAGTGACCACATTCAACAACAGGACGTTCACGGTCGAGATGCCGCACTCTTGCCAGCAGGTTTTGGCTCAGGATGCCTCAGAAGAACATAAATTCCTTATTTTGCTGAAGAGAGACCAAACACACGAACAATACTTTGTCAACGTGAAGATTGCTGATAT TGAAGTTGAAATGTATCAGAAGGCCGGCGTTGCCATGGTGAAGATCAATGGCGTCGAAGTCCCTCTCAGTAATCTGCCGTACGAGCATCCCACAG CCAAGATTCAGATCAAACAGAGGAACAAGGGCATCGCTCTCCATGCTCCCAAACACGGTCTTCAGGAAGTCTACTTTGACGTCGAAAGTGTGAAG GTTAAAGTTGTGGACTGGATGAGGGGAAAGACCAGTGGAATCTGCGGAAGAGCCGATGGGGAGAGCAAGCAAGAATATCGCACACCATCTGGACGGGTGACCAAGAACGCAGTCAGCTTCGCTCATTCCTGGGTCCTGCCTGCCAAGAGCTGCCGGGAAACCACAG AGTGCTACATGAAACTGGAGTCTGTGAAGCTAGAGAAGCAAGCGATAGTCCACGGCCAGGAGTCCAAATGTTTTTCGGTTGAGCCCGTGCTGCGCTGTCTGCCTGGATGCATGCCGCTGAGAACCACCAACCTCTCTGTTGGCTACCACTGCCTGCCCACTG AATCCCGCCTGAGTATTTCTGAGGGTCTGGGCAGCATCTTCGAGAAGAGCATCGACCTGAGGGAAACCGCTGAGGCCCACCTGGCCTGTCGCTGCACTCCTCAGTGTGCTTAA